A single genomic interval of Lynx canadensis isolate LIC74 chromosome A2, mLynCan4.pri.v2, whole genome shotgun sequence harbors:
- the QTRT1 gene encoding queuine tRNA-ribosyltransferase catalytic subunit 1: MAAAVSPTSVESAPRIMKLVAECSRSRARAGELRLPHGPVATPVFMPVGTQATMKGITAEQLDALGCRICLGNTYHLGLRPGPELIQKAHGLHGFMNWPHNLLTDSGGFQMVSLVSLSEVTEEGVRFRSPYDGDESLLSPEKSVEIQNALGSDIIMQLDDVVSSTVTGPRVEEAMYRSIRWLDRCIAAHQRPDKQNLFAIIQGGLDEDLRATCLEEMTKRDVPGFAIGGLSGGESKGQFWRMVALSTSRLPKDKPRYLMGVGYATDLVVCVALGCDMFDCVFPTRTARFGSALVPTGNLQLKKKQYEKDFRPIDPECACPTCQKHSRAFLHALLHSDNTAALHHLTVHNIAYQLRLMSAVRASIVEKRFPDFVQDFMGTMYGDPTLCPAWATEALASVGITLR, encoded by the exons ATGGCGGCAGCTGTTAGCCCGACGTCCGTGGAGTCGGCCCCCCGGATAATGAAGCTGGTGGCCGAGTGCAGCCGATCTAGGGCCCGAGCAGGGGAGCTGCGGCTGCCGCACGGGCCGGTAGCCACTCCCGTGTTCATGCCAGTGGGCACGCAGGCCACTATGAAGGGCATCACGGCCGAGCAGCTGGACGCGCTGGGTTGCCGCATCTGCCTGGGCAACACCTACCATCTGGGCCTGAGGCCG GGCCCCGAGCTGATCCAGAAAGCGCACGGTCTCCACGGCTTCATGAACTGGCCCCACAATCTGCTGACG GACAGCGGCGGCTTCCAGATGGTGTCTCTGGTGTCCCTGTCCGAGGTGACGGAGGAGGGCGTCCGCTTCCGCTCCCCTTACGACGGCGACGAGTCCCTTCTGAGCCCCGAGAAGTCCGTGGAGATCCAGAACGCCTTAG GCTCCGACATTATCATGCAACTGGATGATGTGGTCAGCAGCACTGTGACAGGGCCACGCGTGGAGGAGGCCatgtacag GTCAATCCGCTGGCTGGACCGGTGCATTGCAGCCCATCAGCGGCCAGACAAGCAGAACCTCTTTGCCATCATCCAGGGCGGGCTGGACGAGGATCTCCGGGCCACCTGCCTTGAAG AGATGACCAAGAGGGACGTGCCGGGCTTCGCCATCGGGGGCCTGAGTGGGGGCGAGAGCAAGGGCCAGTTCTGGAGGATGGTGGCTCTGAGCACCTCAAGGCTGCCTAAGGACAAGCCACGATACCTGATGGGGGTCGG CTATGCCACTGATCTGGTGGTCTGCGTGGCTCTCGGATGTGACATGTTCGACTGCGTCTTCCCCACCCGGACGGCG cgcTTTGGCTCTGCCTTGGTGCCCACCGGGAACCTGCAGCTGAAGAAGAAACAGTATGAGAAAGACTTCCGGCCCATAGACCCCGAGTGTGCCTGTCCCACCTGCCAGAA GCACAGCCGGGCCTTCCTGCACGCACTGCTCCACAGCGACAACACCGCTGCCCTGCACCACCTCACCGTCCACAATATCGCCTACCAG CTGCGGCTGATGAGCGCTGTGCGTGCCAGCATCGTGGAGAAGCGCTTCCCTGACTTCGTGCAGGACTTCATGGGCACCATGTATGGGGACCCCACCCTCTGTCCTGCCTGGGCCACCGAAGCCCTGGCCTCTGTAGGAATCACACTGCGTTGA